One stretch of Narcine bancroftii isolate sNarBan1 chromosome 8, sNarBan1.hap1, whole genome shotgun sequence DNA includes these proteins:
- the LOC138741793 gene encoding ATP-sensitive inward rectifier potassium channel 1-like — MFKYFRRRFARSRTGSNQRRARLVSKDGRCNIEFGNVREHSKIGFLVDIWTTVLDLKWRYQMAIFISAFLGSWFLFGLLWYTVAYMHRDLPEFSPSHSHIPCVQNINGLTSAFLFSLETQVTIGYGFRCVTEQCGEAIFLLVTQSILGVIINSFMCGAILAKISRPKKRAKTITFSKSAVISKRGGKLCLLIRVANLRKSLLIGSHIYGKLLKTTVTLEGETIIMDQVNIDFVVDAGNENLFFISPLTIYHIIDKTSPFYEMSAETIKQQDFELVVFLDGTIEATSATCQVRTSYIPEEVFWGYRFAPIVSKSKEGKYRVDFSNFGKTVQVDTPHCAFCLQAEKEAKANKKKVYDNEMVQVDEVNETKM, encoded by the coding sequence ATGTTCAAATACTTCCGCAGGAGATTCGCCAGAAGCCGAACAGGAAGCAATCAGAGGAGAGCTCGTCTGgtttccaaggatgggaggtGTAACATAGAATTTGGAAATGTTAGGGAACATTCAAAGATTGGCTTTCTTGTGGATATTTGGACAACGGTCCTTGACCTCAAATGGAGGTACCAGATGGCCATCTTTATCTCAGCATTTCTGGGAAGTTGGTTCCTCTTCGGTTTGCTGTGGTATACTGTTGCTTACATGCACAGAGATCTCCCTGAATTTTCCCCTTCTCACAGCCACATCCCTTGTGTACAGAACATTAATGGGTTGACAAGTGCTTTTCTCTTTTCACTGGAAACTCAAGTCACCATTGGTTATGGTTTCAGATGTGTGACTGAACAGTGTGGTGAGGCTATCTTCCTCCTGGTGACTCAGTccatcctgggtgtcatcatTAACTCTTTCATGTGTGGAGCCATTCTGGCAAAGATCTCCAGGCCTAAGAAACGAGCCAAAACCATTACATTCAGCAAGAGCGCTGTGATCAGCAAACGTGGGGGAAAACTCTGCCTCCTCATTCGAGTAGCCAACCTCAGGAAAAGCCTTCTGATTGGCAGCCACATTTATGGCAaacttttgaaaaccacagtgACGCTCGAGGGTGAAACCATCATAATGGACCAGGTGAACATTGACTTTGTGgtagatgctgggaatgagaacCTATTCTTCATATCCCCTCTGACAATCTATCACATCATTGACAAGACCAGTCCTTTTTACGAGATGTCAGCTGAGACCATTAAGCAGCAAGACTTTGAGCTGGTGGTCTTCCTGGATGGTACAATAGAGGCCACCAGTGCCACGTGTCAGGTGCGCACTTCCTACATCCCAGAGGAAGTGTTCTGGGGTTACCGGTTTGCACCAATTGTCTCCAAGTCTAAGGAAGGCAAATATCGAGTTGATTTCTCCAACTTTGGCAAGACAGTGCAGGTGGACACCCCACACTGTGCATTCTGCCTCCAGGCTGAGAAAGAGGCCAAGGCCAACAAGAAGAAGGTGTACGATAATGAGATGGTCCAAGTCGATGAAGTGAATGAGACCAAAATGTGA